Proteins from a genomic interval of Hypomesus transpacificus isolate Combined female unplaced genomic scaffold, fHypTra1 scaffold_84, whole genome shotgun sequence:
- the rnf208 gene encoding RING finger protein 208: protein MSCLRRQTVTIPMDTVKIIQSEKFPRECPVPVTQPRYVPSPRVAWDGGGEGEIIVNQACSDLALKVTGSTMAVAPRPMMSPQVAHREQSFQAQRKAGTTTDICYHQFHYKMEDVIVNQYVLRSNSTSSSASSSSSGSAMPCEPLDCPTCGHAYNFAGKRPRILSCLHSVCEECLQILYESCPKYKFISCPTCRRETVLFTDYGLAALAINTSILSRLPSDPNGPVQWGGEADRSCYQTVRQYCQSACTCHIANPLSSCGIM, encoded by the coding sequence ATGTCCTGCCTCAGGCGCCAGACCGTCACCATCCCCATGGATACCGTCAAGATCATCCAATCGGAGAAGTTTCCCCGGGAGTGTCCTGTGCCCGTCACGCAGCCTCGCTACGTCCCTTCCCCCAGGGTGGCCTGGGATGGAGGGGGCGAGGGCGAGATCATCGTCAACCAGGCGTGCAGTGACCTGGCCCTGAAGGTGACAGGGAGCACCATGGCGGTCGCCCCCAGGCCCATGATGTCCCCCCAGGTGGCCCATCGGGAGCAGAGCTTCCAGGCCCAGCGCAAGGCCGGCACCACCACCGACATCTGCTACCACCAGTTCCACTACAAGATGGAGGACGTGATCGTCAACCAGTACGTACTGCGCTCCAACTCCACCTCGTCCTCcgcctcgtcctcgtcctcgggCTCCGCCATGCCCTGCGAGCCCCTGGACTGTCCCACCTGCGGCCACGCCTACAACTTTGCCGGCAAGCGGCCGCGCATCCTGTCCTGCCTGCACTCAGTGTGCGAGGAGTGCTTGCAGATCCTCTACGAGTCCTGCCCCAAGTACAAGTTCATCTCCTGCCCCACCTGTCGCCGGGAGACAGTACTGTTCACCGACTACGGCCTGGCGGCCCTGGCTATCAACACCAGCATCCTGAGCCGCCTGCCGTCTGACCCCAACGGCCCGGTGCAGTGGGGCGGGGAGGCCGACCGCAGCTGCTACCAGACGGTGCGCCAGTACTGCCAGTCGGCCTGCACCTGCCACATCGCCAACCCCCTGTCCTCTTGTGGCATCATGTAG
- the slc5a1 gene encoding sodium/glucose cotransporter 1 has translation MSRDYFGFSLMQPRNGANNGTTVVYAVNNPADISVIVLYFILVLAVGIWAMVRTNRSTVGGFFLAGRSMVWWPIGASLFASNIGSGHFVGIAGTAAASGLAIGGFEWNALVVVVILGWLFVPIYIKAGVVTMPEYLKKRFGGQRIRVYLSVLSLFLYVFTKISADMFSGAIFINLALGLNIYLAVILLLLITALYTVTGGLAAVIYTDTLQTVIMLVGSFILMGFAFNEVGGYTSFQAKYMEAIPAFVGVNISEKCYTPRPDSFHIFRDAITGDLPWPGLVFGLTIQATWYWCTDQVIVQRCLSAKNLSHMKAGCILCGYLKLLPMFLMVFPGMMSRILYTDEVACVDPKECLRYCGASVGCTNIAYPKLVVDLMPNGLRGLMLSVMLASLMSSLTSIFNSASTLFTMDIYTKIRKSATEKELMIAGRVFIIALIGVSIAWIPVVQSAQSGQLFDYIQSITSYLTPPIAAVFMLAIFCKRVNEAGAFYGLLIGLCIGLSRMIAEFAFGTGSCAEPSVCPTIICGVHYLYFSIILFSISCILIVSISLMTKPIEDKYLYRLCWSLRNNTEQREDLEKDDWVDNQDSLDIEEPTEEPGRCKKLFLGFCGLEQSKAPKLTQEEQEELQKQLTDTSEVPLWRNVVNANALILLCVAVFLHGFYG, from the exons ATGAGTCGGGATTATTTTGGCTTCTCTTTAATGCAACCAAGAAATGGAGCAAACAATGGCACCACTGTCGTATACGCTGTCAACAACCCAGCAGACATATCAGTCATTGTGTTGTACTTTATTCTCGTCCTGGCTGTTGGAATATGG GCCATGGTCCGTACCAACCGGTCGACGGTGGGGGGGTTCTTCCTGGCAGGGAGGAGTATGGTGTGGTGGCCG atTGGCGCATCTCTCTTTGCCAGCAACATTGGCAGCGGGCATTTCGTGGGCATCGCAGGAACAGCAGCTGCTTCAGGCCTCGCCATAGGAGGGTTTGAGTGGAAT GCCCTTGTGGTGGTGGTTATTCTTGGCTGGCTGTTCGTGCCCATCTACATCAAAGCAGGG GTGGTGACCATGCCAGAGTACCTGAAGAAGAGGTTTGGAGGACAGCGCATTCGCGTCTACctgtctgtgctctctctcttcctctacgtGTTCACCAAGATCTCA gcaGACATGTTTTCTGGTGCCATCTTTATCAACCTGGCTCTGGGACTGAATATTTACCTGGCTGTGATTCTACTGCTATTGATCACTGCTCTGTATACAGTCACAG GTGGACTGGCTGCAGTGATCTACACTGACACCTTGCAGACTGTCATCATGTTGGTAGGGTCGTTCATCCTCATGGGCTTTG CTTTCAACGAGGTGGGAGGCTACACGAGCTTCCAGGCCAAGTACATGGAAGCCATCCCCGCCTTCGTCGGAGTGAACATCAGCGAGAAGTGTTACACACCTCGACCAGACTCCTTCCACATCTTCAGGGACGCCATCACAGGAGACCTGCCCTGGCCCGGCCTGGTGTTCGGACTCACCATCCAGGCCACGTGGTACTGGTGCACAGACCAG GTTATTGTCCAACGTTGTCTCTCTGCGAAGAACCTTTCTCACATGAAGGCCGGCTGTATCCTGTGTGGCTACCTGAAACTCCTCCCCATGTTCCTCATGGTCTTCCCTGGCATGATGAGCAGAATCCTCTACACAG ATGAGGTGGCGTGTGTGGACCCAAAGGAGTGTCTGCGGTATTGCGGTGCGAGTGTAGGCTGCACCAACATTGCCTATCCCAAACTCGTGGTTGACCTGATGCCAAACG GTCTGCGAGGCCTCATGTTGTCGGTGATGCTGGCCTCTCTGATGAgctccctcacctccatcttCAACAGCGCCAGCACCCTCTTCACCATGGACATCTACACCAAGATACGCAAGTCAGCCACTGAGAAGGAGCTTATGATCGCTGGCAG ggtgttcATAATCGCTCTTATTGGGGTGAGCATCGCGTGGATCCCTGTGGTACAGTCTGCACAGAGTGGGCAGCTGTTCGACTACATCCAGTCCATCACCAGCTACCTGACCCCGCCCATCGCTGCCGTTTTCATGCTCGCCATCTTCTGCAAGCGCGTCAACGAAGCC GGTGCGTTCTACGGGCTTCTGATTGGCCTGTGCATCGGCCTATCCCGGATGATCGCAGAGTTTGCCTTCGGCACGGGGAGCTGCGCCGAGCCCAGCGTCTGTCCCACCATCATCTGCGGGGTTCACTACCTCTACTTCTCCATCATCTTGTTCTCCATCTCCTGCATCCTCATCGTGTCCATCTCCCTCATGACCAAACCCATCGAGGACAAATAC CTCTATCGCCTGTGTTGGAGCCTCAGGAACAACACAGAGCAAAGAGAGGACCTGGAAAAGGACGACTGGGTCGACAACCAAGACTCCCTGGATatagagg AGCCCACGGAGGAGCCTGGCCGCTGTAAGAAGCTCTTCCTGGGCTTCTGTGGCCTGGAGCAGAGCAAGGCCCCCAAGCTCAcccaggaggaacaggaggaactCCAGAAACAGCTGACAGACACCTCTGAGGTTCCTCTGTGGAGGAACGTGGTGAACGCCAACGCCCTCATCCTGCTGTGTGTGGCCGTGTTCCTGCACGGCTTCTACGGCTAA